The sequence below is a genomic window from Fibrobacter sp. UWB13.
TCGCAAATGTGATGCCGACGGTATCTCGCGAAATCTTCTACGATTCCCGCACGTCTAGCCTTGTCATCGGAACCTCAGACGTCATCCGTTTGGATATCGTCGGTATCGATGGTAGTCGCGTCAATTTTGCTGGTTACACGAATGTAGGATACGCACGTGTTGTTGACTTGAGCATGCTTCGCGCTGGCGTTTACATCGTCCGCTTCAAGACCTCTCTCGGCTTGCAGACCATGAAGTTCGTGAAGAACTAGTTATTGGTCATTGGTTGTTAGTCATTAGTCTTTGGTTGAAGGATCTTTTGGGGGCTTAAAAAAAACTATTGACCATTGACTGATGACTACTGACTTTAGTAAACATTTTTAATCAAAATGCCGTTTTTTGAGCGTTTTTGAATGTTTCCAAATTAATTACAACTATAGTAACCCCATATTATATATCTTTCGCTTGGGATTTGTGATTGCGGAGATTGGGTGAACCCAAAAGGATGTTTATGAAAAAAGTCTTCGCATTATTGACGTGCGCTGCCGTGACCTCTGCCATGGCAGTGACTGCTAGCCGTGTTGGCCCTGTGAGCACATACGGTGAACTCGTCGCAAATGGTGGCAAGCTTTCTGGTTCTTGCCCGGAATACTCTCAAAAGGCTGTTCAGGTCAAGGGTATGAGCCTCTTCTGGAGCTCGGGCAACACCTATTCTACCGACTTCTACTCTGAAAAGGGCATCAACCGTTTGGTTGACGACATGGGTATCGAAGTTGTGCGTTTTGCTCTTGGTGCCGCTGACGAAAAGTTCAATAGCTCGGGCCGTTCTTACACGACGGGTGGCGAAGGCTTCCAGAAGGCTTTGCTCAAGTCTGTGGTGAACGCTGCTATTGACAAAGACATTTACGTGATTATCGACTGGCACATCGAAAGCTCTGACGGTTTTACGTCTGACGCTGTCAAGTTCTTTGAATACGCAGCCAAGGAATATGGTTCCTACAACAACGTGATTTTCGAAATCTGGAACGAACCGACCGGAAGCATGGAAGCCGTGAAGCAGCATGCCGATCAGGTTATTCCGGTTATTCGTAAGTATTCTAATAACCTCATCCTCGTGGGTAGCCCGGGATGGTCCAGCCAGCCGAATGCTTGCGCTTCCGCAGGCATCAACGACAAGAACTATGGCTGCACGCTCCACTTCTATGCCGCAACTCACTATATGGGCGATGGCGGTTACAACAAGGCTGCAGAAACGGCTATGGCTGCAGGCGTGCCTGTGTTTGCTACCGAATGGGGTACCGTCAATGCTAACGGTGATGGCCAGCCGGATGAAGGCTCCAGCAACAAGTGGGTAGAATGGATGGCTCAGAAGGGCGTGTCCTGGACAAACTGGAACGCTTCTGCCATGAACGAAACTTCTGCTGCATTTGCTAATGCCGTGTTCGAAAATGGTTTCACTTACACCAATTCTGGTAAGTATGTGAAGGGCAAGCTCGGTGGTGCAACTTATAAGGATTGCGGCCTCCAGAATGGTTCTGCTTCTGAAGAAAGTGGCTTCTCTGCTGGCGTTGCCAATGGCGCTACGACTTCCATTCTCGATGACATGGAAGATGGCGACCGTTATGGTTACCTCGGTGGTGCATGGGCTGCTGTTGAAGACCAGGAAAACGGTGGCGCAAGCTCTATTTCTAACGAAAAGATTGAAGATGACTTTGGCAACACGACCTATAAGGTTGTCTACCCGGTCAGCGGCGATACCAAGAATACGTCCAAGTATGTTGCTGCCCTTAAGGATGTTAAGATCGGTAAGGGTTCCCTTACTTACGGTCCGTACATCAAGATGTTCCTCACGCTTTTGAAGGAACCGGCAAAGGATTCCCCGAAGGCTTATGCAGATTTCTCCAAGTGCAAGACCATCAAGTACAAGTACAAGGGTGCAAGCCATAACTTCGCAATCGAAACGACCGATGTTACCGACTACAACTATCACCGCGTGAACAAGGACGCTTCTGAAGGCTGGAAGGAAGTCGAAATTACGACGGACATGTTGAAGCAGGAAACTTGGGGTGATGATTCTCGCTCCAAGCCGATCAAGATGGAAAATGCAACTCGTCTTTCTTGGGAAATCAAGGGCCTCGAAAAGGTTCCGGACGATATGAACCAACCCAAGTATCCGTACCTCTATGTGGATGACGTGAAGTGCGATGGTCTTTCCTTCACTGCTGTTAGCGGTGGTGCTAGCGAAACTCCGAAGTCTTCTTCTAGTGCTGCAGTTGGTCAGAGCTCTTCTTCTGTTGTTGCGGGTTCTTCTAGCAGCGCAAAGGCAGTCTCTTCTTCTAGCGCAATCGTTCCGGGTTCTTCTGCTACGGTAACCTACAAGACTGTTGTCGATATCGACGATGTTGAAGATCTTGATGAAGTTCTCAAGACGACTGGTACCTGGTACGCTTACACGGATAAGGAACCGGGTGGAAAGTCCTCTATTTCTAACGTCTATGACCAAAAGCTTGGCGGTTATGTGGTTGCCTTCCCGGGTACTGAAGATCCGACGAATGGCACTAAGGGTTATGTTGGCTTGAAGGACATCAATTGGGATCAGGGAACTTATACTGAAGCTCCGTTTGTGGCTCTCGGCCTCAACACGAATGCTGATACCTCCAAGGGTATTGACTTGAGCAAGTGCGGTGCTATCAGCTACCGTTACAAGGGTTCCGCTCATACCTTCAAGGTTCAGGATGGTTCTGTGACGGACTACGCTTACCACGAATATCCGCTTGATGATTCCCAGGTTTGGAAGACCATGGTCATCAATGTCGAAGACATTGCTCAGCCGAACTGGACTCAAGATCCGAAGGACCTCAACTGGGGTGCTATCAAGAAGATGGCTTGGGAAGTCATTGGCTACAAGGGTATTGTCTATCAGCCGACAATCAACTACCTCTATGTGGATGATCTCAAGTGCGTCGAAGTGCCGAAGGTCGGCTTCAAGACGGTTGCTCGCGCTGCTAGCGGCATCAAGGTCGGCTTCAAGGGCAATATGCTCAACGTGAACTTCAGCAAGGCTGGTGAAGCTCGTATCCAGGTGTTCGACATGATGGGTCACGTTGTTGACAGCCGCGTTGCTAACGTCTCTGCCGGTGCAAACCAGTTCTCTCTCAAGAACATGGCTAACGGCAACTACGTTGTGCGTGTGATGATGAACGGTGCAGCAAAGACTGCTCGTATCTCCATCAAGTAAAGACTGATAGCGCTCCTTCACGGAGCGCTTAAGTAACCATCAAAAACGCCCCGGACTTTTAGTCCGGGGCGTTTTTGCATTTCGTCATCCTGACTCCTGTCATCCTCGACCGTCAGGGAGGGAAACCATTATTTTTCGTTATACAATTGCGGGAGGAGCCGGGTTGTCATGCCGGACTATGTTCCGGCATCGCCTTACTCAGAACCTATTGCAAATCGCGCTGCAGCACTTCGCACTTCGCTTTTGCCCATTCCTCGAATGTATCGTCGGCGAGGTGATCCTTTGCCTCTTGCATGAGGTGCAAGTAGAAGTGCAGATTATGGATGCTGGCGAGCGTGTAGCCGAGCGATTCGCCTGCATGGTGCAAGTGTCGCAGGTAAGCACGGCTGAAGTTGCGGCAGCAGTAGCAGTCGCAATTCGGGTCGACCGGCTTGTCGTATTCTTCGGCGTGGCGGGCAGCCTTGTAGCGGAGCACGCCTTCGCTTGTGAAGAGCATGCCGTTGCGGGCGTTGCGCGTGGGCATCACGCAGTCAAACATGTCGACGCCGCGACCAATCAATTCCAGCAAGTTCCACGGTGTTCCGACGCCCATCACATAGCGCGGATGGTCTGTTGGCAAGTAGTCGGTGCAGAAGTCCGCAATCTCATACATTGTTTCGGTCGGTTCGCCGACAGAAAGTCCGCCCATGGCATAGCCATCGGGGCCGAGTTCCGCGATGCGTTCGATGGCCTGCTTGCGCAAATGTGTGTGCATTCCGCCCTGGATAATGCCAAAGAACTGCTGATCGTAACCGTGGATGGGCGGGTGTTCTTTGAGCCATTCCATTGCTTCGGCGGTCCAGCGGAGCGTGTAGTTTAAGCTGTGTTCCGCTTCCTTGACCGTGCTCGGGTAAGGTGTGCATTCGTCGAGCGCCATGATGATATCCGCGCCGATTTCGCGTTGGGCGTTCATCACGCTTGCTGGGCTAAAAAAGTGCTTGGAACCGTCCAGAATGCTTCTGAATTCAACGCCTTCGGGCTTAATCTTGCGCAAGTCCTTCAAACTCCATACTTGGAATCCACCGCTGTCCGTGAGCACAGGGCCGTTCCAGCTCATGAATTTGTGGATACCGCCTGCGGCCGCAATTTTCGGCGTTGTGGGGCGCAAGTACAAATGGTACGTGTTAGCGAGGATAATCTGAGCCTTGATGTCTTCCTTGAGTTGTGCGGGCGTCACGGCCTTAACGGTCGCTTCGGTGCCCACCGGCATAAAAATCGGCGTTTGGATGTCGCCGTGGTCGGTGTGCAAAACACCCAGACGGGCCTTGGATTTCTTCGACGTCTTTTTCAGTTCAAAACGGTTCATGATTGCAAATGTAGAATTTTATGGGGTAGTGTGGAAGGGCGTCAATGCAAATAAAAAAGACTCGATTTTCATCGAGTCTTTTTCTGCGGTCGGACAGACTTGAACTGTCATGAGATTGCTCCCACTAGCACCTCAAGCTAGCGTGTCTACCAATTCCACCACGACCGCGTGGTCCTTAGCGGAACGAACACAAAGATAGTATAATTTTTTGATTTTGGAAACTCTTGTTGCAAAAATAATTGATTTTTTTTTGACATTGTCACCCCGGATTTATTCCGGGGTCGGCGTACGCATTTTTAGTTGCGTTTTAAACTAAATGAAAAAAGACTCGATTTTCATCGAGTCTTTTTCTGCGGTCGGACAGACTTGAACTGTCATGAGATTGCTCCCACTAGCACCTCAAGCTAGCGTGTCTACCAATTCCACCACGACCGCGTGGTCCTTAGCGGAACGGCACAAATTTAGTTTAAATGTTTGATCTTGTAAAGGGGTTTGTGCGCATTTTTATAAAAAAATTTTAAACCCCTTCAACGAGCTTATCAAACACCTGTCCGCGGACTTTGTAATTCTTGAACAGCCCAAAGCTTGCGCATGCGGGGCTCATAATGACCGTACCGCCTTCGCCAATGTTCAAGCTGTCTGCAAAAGCTTCTTCGAGTGTGGGGAAGATGGCTGTCTTGATTCCGGCTTCGTCTACGCCTGCCTTTTTCAAGTCGGCGAGCATGCGTTCTGCCGTTGCACCGATGAGTGCCACGCGCTTCAGGTTCGGGCGCTGCTTTACGAGAATCTCTGAAAGTTCCGTGAAGTCGGCATTCTTTTCAGAACCGCCGAGAATCAACGCAAACGGACGCTTCATGCTGCCGGTTGCTGCAATCGTAGCGTCTGGGCGAGTGGCGTAGCTGTCGTTATAAAATTCAATACCGCGTTTTTCTCCCTTGAATTCCATGCGGAAGGGGAGTGTCTCGTAGCTCTTGAGTGCTTCAAACGCATCGGCGACTTTTACGCCCAAAGCTTTGCAAGCGAGCGTTGCTGCAGCCATGTTTTCGAGCTGGTAGATGCCGCGCACTTTGCAGTCGGCGAGGTACAGCGTCACGCCGTCAATCGTAAGTGTAGCGCCGTCAATTACGGCGTCTCCGTCTCCATTGCTTGCGCCATCGGCGAGGCTTACTGCATACTTTGTCTTGGCAGGACTTTCCGATGCGATTTTTGCGGTCGGTTCTGCGTCTTTCAGATAAACGCATGTGCCTTCGCGCTTTTGCCAGCGCACAAGATTTGCCTTTGCATCGCGGTATTCTTCAACGCTTTTGTGCCAGTCCAAATGTTCTGTTGAAACGCGCAATACTACGCCTACATCCGGCGATACGGACAAAGTCATAAGCTGGAAACTCGAAAGTTCCAAGATGCTAATACGGTCCGGAGTCTCGTCTTCGAGTAAGTCCAATGCCGGCACGCCAAAGTTTCCGCCGATGGCGTTCGCTTTGCCACATTTGTCCAAAATGTGGCTGATCATGCTCACAGTAGAACCCTTGCCGAGTGTTCCCGTGACACCTACGGTTGTTTTTGATTGAGTTTGTTCTAAAAACAGCTGAATCTGGCTCGTCATGAGCCCGCCGTTCATCTGGAACTGGAACAGCTCCTTGCTCATCGGATAAACGCCCGCTGAACGCACAACGGTCACGCAGTCCTTGAGTCCGTCCAAATAGTTTTCGCCGCTGCTAACCTTGACGTTTACGCCTGCGGGCACATCCGGGAGCGTCACCGGGTTCTTGTCCATCACGACAATATCCTTGACGCCTTCGCGGAAAAGGTAACGCAACGTGCTCTGGCCTTCAACGCCAAAACCCAAAATTCCAACCGGAGAAACGAGTGTGTTCTGCATAAAAATCCTTGATGTAATTCCAATTAAAATTTAGCAACCCTTACCAAATGTGGGCGCTCAGATAATCAAAAACAAAAAAATCCGCTCTCTTTCGAGGGCGGACTTCTGAATGCGGTTTGACCGACTTGAAACCAAGTCAATCTAAACTTTTACTTTGCGGCTTTCTTCTTGCCTTTCTTAGCTTTCGGAGCTTCTGACGGAGCAGCAGCTTCAGGAGCCGGTGCGGCTTCGGTCTTTACTTCGGCAGCAGGTGTGGCCGGAGCTTCAGCCTTGACTTCAGCGGCAGCCGGTGCTGCAGGAACTGCTTCAGCCGGAGCGTTGAATGTAGCCGGAAGTGTCGGAATTTCCGGTGCCTGTTCGGCAGCGCTTTCGCGTGTTGCCTTCTGCATAGCGGATTCTTCGACAGCCTGATCCTGCTTAGCCGTGATGAGACCAAGAGCAAAAACCACGATGAAGAAAATCACAGCAACGACACGAGTCAACTTCTGGATGAAGGTCGCTGCGCCAGCGGTAGAAAATGCAGATTGCGAAGTCATACCACCGATTCCTGCCAAACCGCCCATCTTGTCGTTCTGGACGAGAACGAGGAGTGCGAGGAAGAAGCAGAGAAACACGTGGAGGACGATCAATACCCAAAAGAGAGTTGTCATTAGTGACGTTTCCTTTCGTTAAAAGTTACTTAGCTTCAGCAGCGTCGATGATTGCCTTGAAGGTGTCAGCCTTGAGGCCTGCACCACCGATAAGACCGCCGTCGATGTCCTTCTGAGCGAGGAGGCCCGGAGCGTTTGCACCCTTCATGGAACCACCGTACTGGATGCGCATGCCTTCAGCAACAGCTTCGCCGTAGATTTCCTTCACGACAGAACGTGCGTAAGCCTGAGTGTCCTGAGCCTGTTCGTCCGTAGCGGTAACGCCGGTACCGATTGCCCAAACCGGTTCGTAAGCGAGAACGCACTTTGCAGCGTCTTCAGCAGAAACGTCCTTGAAAGCACCCTTGATCTGGAGGCCGAGGATTTCCTTGAGGATGCCGCCGTTGCGCTGGTCGAGAGTTTCACCAATGCAGATGATCGGCTTGAGGCCAGCTTCGAGAGTCTTCTTGACCTTGAGGTTCACGGTTTCTTCCGTTTCGTGGAAGTACTGACGCTGTTCGGAGTGACCGATGATCACGTATTCAGCACCGATTTCCTTGACCATGTCAATGGAAACCTTACCCGTGTATGCGCCCTGGTCCTTCCAGTGGATGTCCTGGATAGCGAGCTTCACGTTCGTGCCCTTGATGACGTCTGCAACCTTAGCAGCGGCGAGGTAGGTCGGAGCGATAACGACTTCGGTCTTCTTCACGTCCTTGACGGCTTCCACGATATCCTTAGCGAGCTGAACGGATTCGCTAACGGTCTTGTTCATCTTCCAGTTACCAGCAATGATATACTGACGCATAATTAACTCCTTGAGAGGTTTAAAATTTAACGCGCGTAAATGTAGAAAATTTTTGAGTTTTGACGAGTGTTTGCTCGCATAGACTCTTGTAATTTGCATAAAAAAAAGCCCCTCGGCGGTTCAACCAAGGGGAGCAGTGCTTTTTTAGTTCATAGTCATTAGTTATTGGTTGTTAGAATAACTGTTGCGGCTTTACCGCCAATATAAACTAATGACTACTGACTATTGACCAACGTCAAACACTAGTGATCGTACGTGCTCGAACGGCTAGAAGACGGCGGAGGAGATCCACCATAGCGGTCGCCTTCGATCTTGTCGAGAACCTTTTCGCCTTCGTAACCCTTCAGACGAGCCTGTTCCGGATACTTCCAGAAGAGACGTGTGATGAGTTTACCTTCACGAGTGAAGTATTCCCAGACCATGCCATCAGCAGTTTCGTGGTCGGGAGGTCCCCACAGGAGGTTCACCATGTCGGTCGTCATGCCTTCTTCGATGTACCCCTGCTTGAATGTGTTCTGCAAGTGCTTGTCGATGCCCATGCTTTCCTTGGAAATGAAGTACTCGCGTTCGTATTCGTTTTGGCCGACGCCGCGT
It includes:
- the tgt gene encoding tRNA guanosine(34) transglycosylase Tgt, translating into MNRFELKKTSKKSKARLGVLHTDHGDIQTPIFMPVGTEATVKAVTPAQLKEDIKAQIILANTYHLYLRPTTPKIAAAGGIHKFMSWNGPVLTDSGGFQVWSLKDLRKIKPEGVEFRSILDGSKHFFSPASVMNAQREIGADIIMALDECTPYPSTVKEAEHSLNYTLRWTAEAMEWLKEHPPIHGYDQQFFGIIQGGMHTHLRKQAIERIAELGPDGYAMGGLSVGEPTETMYEIADFCTDYLPTDHPRYVMGVGTPWNLLELIGRGVDMFDCVMPTRNARNGMLFTSEGVLRYKAARHAEEYDKPVDPNCDCYCCRNFSRAYLRHLHHAGESLGYTLASIHNLHFYLHLMQEAKDHLADDTFEEWAKAKCEVLQRDLQ
- the secG gene encoding preprotein translocase subunit SecG; its protein translation is MTTLFWVLIVLHVFLCFFLALLVLVQNDKMGGLAGIGGMTSQSAFSTAGAATFIQKLTRVVAVIFFIVVFALGLITAKQDQAVEESAMQKATRESAAEQAPEIPTLPATFNAPAEAVPAAPAAAEVKAEAPATPAAEVKTEAAPAPEAAAPSEAPKAKKGKKKAAK
- a CDS encoding cellulase family glycosylhydrolase; translation: MKKVFALLTCAAVTSAMAVTASRVGPVSTYGELVANGGKLSGSCPEYSQKAVQVKGMSLFWSSGNTYSTDFYSEKGINRLVDDMGIEVVRFALGAADEKFNSSGRSYTTGGEGFQKALLKSVVNAAIDKDIYVIIDWHIESSDGFTSDAVKFFEYAAKEYGSYNNVIFEIWNEPTGSMEAVKQHADQVIPVIRKYSNNLILVGSPGWSSQPNACASAGINDKNYGCTLHFYAATHYMGDGGYNKAAETAMAAGVPVFATEWGTVNANGDGQPDEGSSNKWVEWMAQKGVSWTNWNASAMNETSAAFANAVFENGFTYTNSGKYVKGKLGGATYKDCGLQNGSASEESGFSAGVANGATTSILDDMEDGDRYGYLGGAWAAVEDQENGGASSISNEKIEDDFGNTTYKVVYPVSGDTKNTSKYVAALKDVKIGKGSLTYGPYIKMFLTLLKEPAKDSPKAYADFSKCKTIKYKYKGASHNFAIETTDVTDYNYHRVNKDASEGWKEVEITTDMLKQETWGDDSRSKPIKMENATRLSWEIKGLEKVPDDMNQPKYPYLYVDDVKCDGLSFTAVSGGASETPKSSSSAAVGQSSSSVVAGSSSSAKAVSSSSAIVPGSSATVTYKTVVDIDDVEDLDEVLKTTGTWYAYTDKEPGGKSSISNVYDQKLGGYVVAFPGTEDPTNGTKGYVGLKDINWDQGTYTEAPFVALGLNTNADTSKGIDLSKCGAISYRYKGSAHTFKVQDGSVTDYAYHEYPLDDSQVWKTMVINVEDIAQPNWTQDPKDLNWGAIKKMAWEVIGYKGIVYQPTINYLYVDDLKCVEVPKVGFKTVARAASGIKVGFKGNMLNVNFSKAGEARIQVFDMMGHVVDSRVANVSAGANQFSLKNMANGNYVVRVMMNGAAKTARISIK
- the murD gene encoding UDP-N-acetylmuramoyl-L-alanine--D-glutamate ligase, which codes for MQNTLVSPVGILGFGVEGQSTLRYLFREGVKDIVVMDKNPVTLPDVPAGVNVKVSSGENYLDGLKDCVTVVRSAGVYPMSKELFQFQMNGGLMTSQIQLFLEQTQSKTTVGVTGTLGKGSTVSMISHILDKCGKANAIGGNFGVPALDLLEDETPDRISILELSSFQLMTLSVSPDVGVVLRVSTEHLDWHKSVEEYRDAKANLVRWQKREGTCVYLKDAEPTAKIASESPAKTKYAVSLADGASNGDGDAVIDGATLTIDGVTLYLADCKVRGIYQLENMAAATLACKALGVKVADAFEALKSYETLPFRMEFKGEKRGIEFYNDSYATRPDATIAATGSMKRPFALILGGSEKNADFTELSEILVKQRPNLKRVALIGATAERMLADLKKAGVDEAGIKTAIFPTLEEAFADSLNIGEGGTVIMSPACASFGLFKNYKVRGQVFDKLVEGV
- the tpiA gene encoding triose-phosphate isomerase, which encodes MRQYIIAGNWKMNKTVSESVQLAKDIVEAVKDVKKTEVVIAPTYLAAAKVADVIKGTNVKLAIQDIHWKDQGAYTGKVSIDMVKEIGAEYVIIGHSEQRQYFHETEETVNLKVKKTLEAGLKPIICIGETLDQRNGGILKEILGLQIKGAFKDVSAEDAAKCVLAYEPVWAIGTGVTATDEQAQDTQAYARSVVKEIYGEAVAEGMRIQYGGSMKGANAPGLLAQKDIDGGLIGGAGLKADTFKAIIDAAEAK